One stretch of Juglans microcarpa x Juglans regia isolate MS1-56 chromosome 3D, Jm3101_v1.0, whole genome shotgun sequence DNA includes these proteins:
- the LOC121254684 gene encoding 2-hydroxy-palmitic acid dioxygenase mpo1-like — protein sequence MLVSYDAIGVYLRISLPEHSIFENKNATFFPQLPFFPIPLASRSPFLTTRNPFGPTLRVFFFSPKSKLNSKFFSETSREKTPSFPGILLDFSMGRTGLFDLEKHFAFYGAYHSNPINIAIHMLFVWPIFFTALLILYFTPSLFNFPHIEFSLLGIHIILLLNIGFLLALIYSVFYVCLDVKAGSLAALFCVISWVTSSFIASRLGFSLAWKVVLVAQLLCWTGQFIGHGIFEKRAPALLDNLVQAFIMAPFFVLLEALQNFFGYEPYPGFQAIVHAKIEAKIDEWKDKKEKLIP from the exons ATGTTGGTCTCCTACGACGCTATTGGTGTTTATTTGCGTATTTCTTTACCGGAGCATTCCATCTTCGAAAACAAAAATGCAACTTTCTTTCCACAGCTTCCGTTCTTTCCAATCCCTTTAGCTTCTCGTTCCCCTTTTCTGACGACTCGTAATCCTTTTGGTCCAACTCTCAGAGTATTTTTCTTCTCACCTAAGTCGAAACTAAACTCTAAATTTTTCTCGGAAACTTCACGTGAAAAAACACCTTCTTTTCCTGGAATTCTTCTCGATTTCTCGATGGGAAGGACCGGATTGTTTGACCTTGAGAAGCATTTTGCTTTCTATGGCGCTTATCACAGCAACCCAATCAACATAGCCATCCACATGTTGTTTGTTTGGCCAATCTTCTTCACCGCTCTTCTTATTCTTTATTTCACGCCTTCCCTGTTCAACTTCCCTCATATCGAGTTTTCTCTGCTTGGGATACATATTATTCTGCTTTTGAACATTGGGTTCTTGTTAGCTTTGATCTATTCGGTGTTTTACGTCTGTTTGGATGTGAAAGCTGGGTCCTTGGCTGCTCTGTTTTGCGTCATATCTTGGGTTACTAGCAGTTTTATTGCGAGTCGACTCGGGTTTTCACTCGCTTGGAAG GTTGTTTTGGTGGCTCAGCTACTGTGTTGGACTGGACAATTTATTGGCCATGGTATTTTTGAG AAACGAGCACCAGCTCTTTTGGACAACCTTGTTCAAGCCTTTATAATGGCTCCTTTCTTTGTGTTGCTggag GCACTTCAGAACTTCTTCGGTTATGAGCCATACCCAGGTTTTCAGGCAATAGTGCATGCAAAGATAGAAGCTAAAATTGATGAATGGAAAGACAAGAAGGAGAAATTAATTCCGTAG